Genomic window (Staphylococcus debuckii):
TCTATACATTTCTGTATCGAATTTACTTACTTTAGTATTGAAGATTTCTTCAAACTTAGTTTGAGTAAGCTGGTTTTGCTTGATGCCTACGCCCAATGCTGTTTTACCTTCCATCAGCAGTTCTACTGCATGGCCGCCCAATCTTGAAGACAATACTCTGTCTTGTCCAGTAGGGCTGCCGCCACGTTGCATGTGTCCTAGAACTGAAACACGTGCATCTACATGAATATATTTTGCTAATTCATCAGCACATTCTTGTCCGCTCATCACTCCTTCTGCCACGATGACAATAGAGTGTTTCTTACCGCGTTTGATACCCGTTTCAATTTTTTCAGCCACATCTTTAATATCTGTTTTTTCTTCAGGAACGATAATTGTTTCTGCTCCTACAGCTAAACCAGCCCAAAGTGCAAGATCACCACAATCTCTACCCATTACTTCAACAATAAAAGTACGAGCATGGCTTGATGCCGTATCTCTGATTTTATCGACAGATTCAATAATTGTATTCAATGCTGAATCAAAACCGATTGTAAAATCAGTGCCTGGTATGTCGTTGTCAATTGTACCCGGTATACCGATAGTTTGAATTTCAGGACACTCTTCGCTAATGCGTTGGGCTCCTCGATAACTACCGTCACCACCGATAACAACAAGACCGTCTATACCTCGTGACCGTAAATTCTTAATTGCACGTGCACGTACCTCTTTGTCCTTGAATTCAGGGCAACGTGCTGAGAATAAGAAAGTACCGCCTCTTTGGATAATATCTCCGACAGATCCTAATTCAAGTTTCTTAAGATCATCATTGATTAATCCAAGATAGCCTTGATACACACCATAAACTTCAATCCCATTATAAATGGCAGTACGCACAACTGCTCGAACAGCAGCATTCATTCCCGGTGCGTCTCCGCCACTTGTTAAAACTGCAATTTTTTTCATGACGACTGACCTTCCTAACTTGTATGATTTACATTAAAAATACCATAAAAATAGTGGCTTATCCATAGAAATACAATGCATTCTATAATGTAAACGTTTTATATTTATGATTTCAAAATATAGCCATAATCTTTATTATATTTTTGCGTAAAACTATAGATAATAATAGTTTATTTTATAAAAAACATCAGATTCATTGTTTATCATTAGTATCAAACTGCAGACTATTAATTCAAATAAAAAAGAGACACTACACATCTTCTAAAATAACGTGTAGAATCTCTTTACCCTTATTATTCTTTAAATTCACCAATTTGGCGGAATTTTTCAAAACGGTCATCTGCTAATGCTTGACCAGATAAGTCTTTAAGTTCTGCTAATTGCTTAGTGAAAGCGCTTTTAATTTTTTCAGCTTGCGTAGCAATGTCTTTGTGCGCTCCACCTAAAGGTTCTTGAACAACCTCATCAATAATTTGTAATTCTTTCAAATCAGGTGCAGTAATTTTCATTGTTTCGGCAGCAATTTTAGAAAGATTGCTATCTTTCCATAGAAGTGCGGCTGCTCCTTCTGGAGAAATCACAGAATATGTACTGTTTTCCAGCATCAATACACGGTTAGCAATACCAATACCTAAAGCACCGCCGCTACCGCCTTCACCTATTACAATTGTAATAACCGGCACTTGCAAACTTGCCATTTCAATCAAGTTTCGTGCGATAGATTCACTTTGACCTCTTTCTTCAGCCGCTTTACCAGGGTAAGCCCCCTTAGTATCTATAAAAGTAAAAATAGGACGGCCGAATTTCTCAGCTTGTTTCATTAATCTCAAAGCTTTGCGATAACCTTCCGGATGAGCCATTCCGAAATTACGATAGATATTATCTTTAGTATCTTTACCACGTTGTTGACCGACTACAGTAACTGGTTGACCATTTAAATAGCCGATGCCGCCAATCATTGCAGGATCATCACGATAATTTCTGTCCCCATGCAACTCCATAAATTCATCAAAGATATATGGAATATAATCTAAAGTTGTTGGTCTTTCTTGCAATCTTGCTAATTGAACACGATCCCAAGGTTTTAAATGCATGTAAATTTTTTCAGTTTCTCTTTCTAAAGACGCTTCAAGCATATCGATTTCATCTTGTAAATCAACATCATTTTTCTCTTGAGATTCTTTCAAAGCATCTATTTTATTTTTAATATCAAATAATGGCTTTTCAAAATCAAGCATCTTTGTTCACCTCTTGTCCCTCATGCATTTTCAGAATTGATTCTAAAGTACTGCGCATTTCTTTACGGTGTACCACTTTATCTAATTGGCCGTGTTCTAACAAGAATTCAGCAGTTTGGAAATCATCCGGCAGTTTTTCATTGATTGTTTGTTCAATCACTCGGCGACCTGCAAATCCAATTAAAGCTTTAGGCTCTGATAAATTGATATCTCCAACTGAAGCGAAACTTGCAGATACACCACCTGTAGTCGGATTTGTAATGTATGAAATATATAATAAACCAGCATCAGAATGACGTTTCAAGGATACACTGGTTTTCCCCATTTGCATCAATGAGATAATCCCTTCTTGCATTCTGGCACCACCACTTGCTGAGAATAAAATAAATGGTAAGCGATGCTCTGTACAATAATCTATAATACGACATATTTTTTCACCTACTACAGAACCCATGCTTCCCATTCTGAAACGGGCATCCATCACTGCTACCCCATATGGGATGCCTCCAAGTTCTGCAGTACCTGTTACGACTGCTTCATCCAATCCTGTTTTTTCCTGATCTTTTTTTATTTTTTCTTCATATCCAGGAAAATCTAAAGGATTTGCAGAAGTCATACCTTTATCAAACTCTTTAAAAGTACCTTCATCTGAAATAGCCTCAATACGTTTATATGCAGTTAATGACAAGTGATGGTCACAATTGAAACATACATTGAGATTTTCAGAAAGTTCTTTAGTATACATGATTTTTTTACATTTCGGACATTTTGTCATGATACCTGTTGGAACATCGTTCTGTTTCGAATCTTGAACAGTAACATATTTTTTCTTTTTACTGCCACGATTAAAAAAATCTTTAAACATTGGTCAACCTCCACATCACTATTATGCCGCTTCAAACCGCATAACAGCTCTTTGAAAAATAAATTTCTAATTAAATATCAGTTAATCTCATCGTTTTATTGTATATTTCATCTGGATCAACTTCAACCCTAGACACTCCAGACTCCATTGCTGCACGTGCTACATTGCGTGCAACTGATGGTGCAACACGTCTGTCAAATGGCGCTGGAATACAATAATCTGGTGATAATTCATCAGGCTGAATTAAATCTGCAATTGCTGAAACCGCTGCTTGTTTCATTTTTTCATTGATATGCGTCGCTTCCACATCTAATGACCCTCTGAAAATACCTGGAAAAGCTAAAACGTTATTAATTTGGTTAGGGTAATCAGAACGTCCTGTACCCACTACTTTAGCCCCTGCTGCTTTAGCATCATCCGGTAGAATTTCAGGATTCGGATTCGCCATTGCAAAAATAATACTGTCTTCATTCATTGATTTTACCATATCTTTGGAAAGCGCGTTTGCTACAGATACACCGATAAACACATCTGCTCCCTGAATGACATCAGAAAGTTTGCCCTCTTGTTTATCTTTATTCGTCCATTCAGCCACAAAATCTTTAGTTGGATTCATGCCATAAGAACGTCCTTCATAAATAGCACCCTTAGAGTCGCACATAATCATATTTCTCACGCCATAAGAGTATAAGAGTTTAACTATAGCGATACCTGCTGCTCCTGCCCCGTTTAGGACTACTTTAATATCTGATAGAGATTTGTCTGTAACTCTTAATGCATTGATTAAACCTGCCATAGTTACAATAGCTGTACCATGTTGATCATCATGAAAGACTGGAATTTTCGTTTCTTTTTTCAAGCGATTTTCAATTTCAAAACAACGTGGTGCTGAAATATCTTCTAAATTGATACCGCCATAATTAGGTTGGAGATATTTGACTGTTTTAATAATTTCTTCTGTGTCAGTAGTATCTAAGGCAATCGGCACGCCATTGATACCCGCAAAGCTTTTAAATAATACAGATTTACCTTCCATAACAGGAATACTTGCTTCTGCTCCGATATTACCAAGTCCTAATACTGCAGTACCATCAGTTACTACTGCAACTGTATTGCCTTTAGCAGTGTAATCAAAGACTTTACGCGGATCTTCATAGATTTCTTTACAGGGCTCTGCGACACCTGGAGAATAAGCTAAACTCAATTCTTCTTTGTTCGTAACTTTAACTTTCGGGGTAACTTCTAGTTTCCCTTGATGCTTTTTGTGCATTTCAAGTGCTTCATCTCTTAATGACAAGTCAATCGCTCCTTTTTCAACATTTATGTGATTTGAATGAATCCATTCATTTTAGTCTTAATAATAATATATGATTCAATATAAAAACTGTGTTTATACCTTTATATCATACATTTTTTTGAATTAATTTCAAAATATAGACGATTATAACACATCAACTACTCTTTCAATGAGTGCTTTCTAATTACTTGAGGTACCATCGTTAATATTTTATAAAAAACGGGCTTAAGACAAATTAATGTCCTAGCCCGTCGTTAAATAATTCTAATGTTTTCAGGAGGAATAGTGGCCATAAAGTCCTCAAGTGCTTGAATATCTCGCTCTATATAGCCTATTTTCTCCATTTGGTTGTTTTTTGTGTGATAAAGATTAACCGGGATAGAATTGTTACTTGCCTCATCATCTGAAGCTAAATTCAATTCTTCCTCAGCGATATTACGCAAAACCAGCATTTTAGCATGTTGAAATTTTTGTTTTTCATAATGATCTAACGTATCAAGATGATTAATAATTAACTGCATTTGGTTCTGTCGCTTTTCAAATTTACCGCTCCCAATGAACATTTTGCTTTCTTCTAATATATCTTCTATTTGTTTAAAAACATTAGGGAAAATGACTCCGTCTAATGTATTGGTGCCATCATTTAAAGTTACGAATGCCATAGGTTGACCATTTTTAGTACGGATTCTATTAATTTTATCTATTTGTACTAAAATCGGCTGATTATTTTGAGCATTAGAAAGCTTATAAATCCCTAATAATTGCTTGTTCTTAAACATTTTTTCTACTGGGTGTTTAGAGATATAAAATCCAAGATGCTCTTTTTCAAAATCACTGAGCACCTGATCTGGCAATTCTTCTTTTTCTTCATAACTTTCTTTAGGCGTTACAAATTCAAATAACAATTCATCTTGTTCAACATTGCTAGCACCATCTAAGACTTGGTCTAAGGTTGATAAAAGGGTTGCACGATTTTCTTTGAAGTGGTCAAACGCACCTACTAGTATGAGTGCTTCAAGCAGTTTACGTGTCTTCACTCTATTTGGTAATCTTCTAGTTAAGTCAAAGAAATCTTTATATTTTCCACGTGCATAACGTTCATCTACAATGGCCTTCACGCTTTGAAAACCCACTCCCTTTACGGCGCCCAATGATAAGTATATTCCTTCTGATGTTGCTTTATAGTACCAGTGGCTTTCATTAATATCCGGTGGTAATATTTTTAAGTCCATAGATTTAGCTTCTGTTATCATTAACTCAGTCTTTTTCTCGTTGCCGATAGAATTCGTAAGGATATTAGCATAGAAATAATTAGGATAATGCACCTTTAAATAAGCCATAATATAAGCGACTTTAGAATAACTTACAGCATGTGCTCTTGGAAAACCGTAATCGGCAAATTTCAGTATTAAATCAAAGATTTGCTTGCTCAGTTGCTCTGAATATCCATTTTGATTGGCACCTTCAACAAAATGTTGTCTTTCACTTTCTAAGACTGCTCTGTTCTTCTTACTCATGGCACGTCTCAATATGTCCGCTTCGCCATAGCTGAACCCAGCGAACTTACTGGCAATTTGCATAATCTGTTCTTGATAAATAATGACACCGTAAGTATTTTTCAGAATGGGTTCCAAATCAGGATGCAAATACTGCACTTTCGAAGGATCATGGCGACGCGCAATGTAAGTCGGAATTTCTTCCATTGGACCAGGTCGATAAAGTGAAGTCATCGCCACAATATCTTCAAAGTGCTGTGGCTGCAATCTCTTCAAAGCCTGTCTTACACCATCTGATTCTAATTGGAACAATCCCGTAGTATCGCCGCGAGAAAGCATTTCAAACACTTGGTTGTCATCAAAAGGGATCGCTTCAGTATCAATAGACACGTTTAAATCTTTCTTAACTTGATCAATAATTTGATGAATGATAGAAAGGTTTCTTAATCCTAAAAAGTCAATTTTCAATAAGCCTAACTTCTCATCTTCAGTCATCGTCCACTGAGTCAGCAGTCCAGTATCCCCCATTAATAAAGGGACATGCTCATATAAAGGACGATCATTGATAATGATACCCGCAGCATGTGTTGAAGTATGGCGTGGTAAACCTTCTAATTTCTTACTTAATTCAAACCATTTTTCATGACGATGGTTACGATGTACAAATGCCTTAAAATCTTCATTTTGATATGCTTCGTTCAAGGTAATACCTAATTTAGAAGGAATTAATTTAGAAATTTCACTTAAAGTTTTTTCTTCGAAACCCATAATTCTACCAACATCTCTAGCTACAGCCTTTGCGAGCAAATGACCGAAAGTTACAATACCTGAAACGTGATATTCACCATATTTTTCTTGAACATATTGAATGACCTTTTCTCGACGCGTATCTTCAAAATCAATATCAATATCTGGCATTGTGACACGTTCTGGATTTAAAAAACGCTCAAAAAGCAGGTTATAGTGCAATGGATCAATCGTTGTAATGTTCAACAAGTAACTCACTAATGAACCTGCAGACGAACCCCGTCCTGGACCGACCATTACATTATGTGTTTTAGCGTAATGTATTAAGTCACTTACGATTAGAAAGTAATCTTCGTACCCCATCTTAGTGATAATATCGAATTCATATTCTAATCGTTCACGGTAAGCAGGTTGATCTAAATCCATTTCTTGTAAAGATTGTTCCAACAGACGCCATAAATATGTTTTAGAAGAAACATTGTCTGGTATTGAATATTGAGGGAGAAGCGGCTGGTGATAGCTTATTTCAGCAGTACAAATATCTGCCAGCGATTCAGTGTTTTCTATAATATCTGCAGAAAGTCCTAAATCTTGTACTTCGCTTTGAGAGTAAAAATGCGCATGTTCATCATTCTCTGGATGAACTAAATCTATCGTTTGATTATCTTTAATCGCTTTCAAAGCACTTACAGTATCCGCATCGTCCGGATTCAAATATCTGGCTTCTTGCATGTAAACTCGGTTTAAATCCAGTCTCTCAGCTGCTCCGCTACTTTGATGGTCTACATAGACATCTTGATACTCAACGAAATTTTGTACCAGATTTAATTGTTCAGAAGTGACATTCTTAAAAATAAGCGCTAAATCTTCTTGATAGCGTTTCAGCCATTCTAACGGTGTAACTTGCTTTTCCTGCACTTTGATAGCGGATGATAATTGATACAGTGATTTTAAACCTGTTTCATTTTTAGCTAGCAAAACTGTTTCTACTTCTGTCAAACCATCACTTAAATAAATGGTCATACCGAAGATTGGCTTAATCCCTGCCTTAATACTTTCATCATAAAATTGAGGAACAGCATGCAGTACGTTTGTATCTGTAATGGCTAAAGCTTCGTATCCTTCTTGTGCAGCCTTTTGGATAATATCCGAAACTTTCAAACTTGAATTCAACAAGTCATAAGCGGTATGAATATTCAGATGTGCTTTCACTGCAAACAGTCCCCCTTTTTTATTGGTTGTCTAGCGCTCTTTGATTCAATTCTGCGACAAGTTTATCAAACGCTTGCCAATTGTCTACAGAGACTCCTGATGCGTTCGGATGGCCGCCTCCGCCGAATTGTTGAGCAATATCATTGATAACAATACCTTTTGAGCGTAATCTGCAACGAATCTCTGTACCTTCATCTACTGCAAATACCCATATTTTCAAGCCTCGCAAATCAGAAATAGTATTCACAAATTGAGAAGCTTCATTAGGCACTAAGCCATATTGATCTAAGACATCTTTAGTAATTTGAACTTTGGCAAATCCATTCTCGTTGAGATCAAAATTTTGTAAAACATAACCTTGGAAAGGAGCCAATTTAGGATCTTTTTCAGCCATTTTGTTTAACTCTGCACTGTGGTCAAATGGATATTTCAGTAATTGCGCTGCAACTTGCATAGTATGCGGCGTGGTATTATTAAAGAAGAAACGTCCTGTGTCTCCTACAATTCCTAAATACAATAAGCGTGCAGTGTTTTCATCAATAATTGATGTGTCATTAAAATGTGTAATCATATCAAAGATAATTTCACTAGTAGATGAAGCCTCAGTATTTACATAATTGATTTCTCCGTATTGATCTACTGGAGGATGATGATCAATTTTTATTAACGCTTGGCCTTTATCATAACGTTGATCGTCAATTCTAGGAGCGTTAGCTGTATCACAGACAACCACTAATGCTCCTTTATAGTCATCATCTTTCACTGCATCAAATGTTCCCATAAAATCTAGTGAAGGTTCACTTTCTCCTACTGCAAAAATATTTTTATCTGGAAATTTCAATTGCAGATAAGATTTCAAACCTAATTGTGAACCGTATGCATCCGGATCTGGACGCACATGTCGATGAATAATAATTGTGTCGTATTGAGAAATTTTATCCATTATTTCATTAAAGTTATTCATTTTTCTTTTCATTCTCCTTTTCTAACTTTCAAGCATCTGACAGATTGTTAATGCTTTAGCTACAGGTGTTTGCCCGTTCATCATACTGACTTCTATTTTAGCAAAGTGTCTGCCTATATCTAACATGTTGTATTGTATTTCTAATTCTGTTTCTATAGAAACTGTTTTCAAATACATAATACTTAAGCTTTCTATCATGACTTCTTGCTTCTTAAGCTGTCGCATCTTATAACGAATAGTTTCTTCGATAATCGCTACGAAGGCCCCTTTACTTAAAGTGCCGTATTGACTAGTTAATTGAGGCGCTACATCTACAGTAATACTATCTTTATTAATTGAAATATATTTTGCGACCTGATCATTGATCGTTTCACCGACTTGAGGTTGTCTGCCAATAAGCTGCATGGCGCGCAAGACGTCTTCTCGAGATACTACGCCTAACAGCTTTTTGTTAATAGTTGTAACAGGCAATAATTCAATCCCTTCCCAAATCATCATATGTGCACAGCTCGCGACTGTAGTAGAGTTCTGTACATTCAACACTGGTTTAGTCATAACACGTTGTATACTTTCATCTGAATCTTTAGCAATAATATCTTTACTGGTAACGATACCGACTAATTTCCAGTCTTTATCTACAACAGGAAATCTGGAATGTCCGGTTTTTTGAGATTGTTGTTTTAAATCTGATACCAGCATATCTTCTTTAGCAACTGTCTCTTCTGTTACCGGTTTAACGATATCTTCAACAATTAAAATCTCTTTACGTATAATTTGATTATACATTGCTCTGTTAATCATATTGGCCACTAAATAAGAATCGTAATTTGAAGATAGAATCGGTAAATTATGCTCGTCAGCATATTTCTTGATTTCAGGCGTCGTATTAAAGCCGCCTGTGATAAGGACTGCACTACCGTGTTTTAAAGCTTCTAATTGTACATCTGTTCGATTTCCTACTATCAATAAAGTATGCTTCGTTAAGTATTTCACCACGTTTTCTAATTTCATGGCTGCAATCGCAAACTTAGTCAACGTATTATGCAAACCGTCTCTGCCTGCTAATACTTGTCCATCAATAATTTTCACAATTTCACCGAACGTCAGATGTTCAATTTGTTCGCGACTCTTTTTTTCAATTCTAACTGTTCCTACTCTATCGATTGTTGCGACTAGTCCTAATTGCTCAGCATCTTTGATTGCGCGATAAGCTGTGCCTTCAGAGACTTCTAAATCTTTGGCTATTTTTCGTACAGAGATTTTCTTACCTACTGCTAAAGATTCAATATGCGCAAGAATTTGTTCATGTTTTGTCATCTAACTTCCCTCATTCTCTGCTTTCTCTTATTCTTTATTATAACTTGCTTTACTCGAAAAATCGAAACAATATCACAAGTGATTTTAACATTTAGTTACTGCGTTCTCTAATATAAGAATTTAATTTACCTAGAAATAGGTTATTAATTATTAGAAGATAAATTTAATTGGAAAAATTGTTACATCTTTATTAGAATAAGAAGTAAGGAGGGGTTGAGATGTATAAAAACATTTTACTCGGTGTTGATACGGATTTGGAAAATAAAAAAGCACTAAAAAATGTCCAAAAATTATCTGGTGAAGGCACAATAGTTACAATTTTAAATGCAATTTCAGAACAAGATGCTCAAGCATCTATCAAAGGCGGTACTCACTTAAATGAATTAACTGCCGAACGCAGCAAAGATTTACAGCCGACTCGTGATATTTTAGATGAATATGGCATTGATTATGATGAAATTATTGTTCGCGGCAACCCTAAAGATGAACTCGTGAAATTTGCGAATAGTGGCGACTATGATATTTTAGTTGTCAGCAACCGCAAAGCACAAGAGAAAAAGAAATTTGTATTAGGCAGTGTCAGCCATAAGGTCGCTAAGCGTGCTTCCATTCCTGTATTAATCGTGAAATAGTAAAAAAGCTTGTACAGAATTTTGCTGTACAAGCTTTTTTGATAAATTTAGAAATTTAATCAAATTTCACTTCTTCACCTGGTTTTAAAATTTGAACTTCACCTTTATTAACTAACTTTTTAAATTCCTCAGGATCTTGTTCAATGTAAGGGAAAGTATTGTAATGAATTGGAACCGTAATTTTAGGCTGAATAAATTCATTAATAGCATAGCTTGCATCATCAATTCCCATTGTGAAATTGTCACCGATTGGTACGAAGCATACATCGACTGGGTGACGATCAGCAATCAATTTCATATCACTGAATAATCCAGTATCGCCACAATGATAAATTGTTTTGCCATCAATTTCTAAAATAAGTCCTGTTGACGCACCTAAATAAGCAGGAATACCATCTTCATTCGTTAAACTAGAACTATGGAAGGCTTGTACATATTTCACTGAGCCGAATTCAAATTCCCATTTACCGCCGATATTCATTGGATGTACATTTTCCACACCTTGTGAGGTAGAAAGATAATCGGCAACTTCAGCGAGCCCTACTACCGTCGCATTATTTTTCTTCGCAATGTCAACTGTGTCTCCGAAGTGATCGCCGTGGCCATGCGTTAGTACAATATAATCAACTTCTACGTCTTCTGGGTTTAAATCAGATAACTCATTACCACTAATAAATGGATCTACAATAACTTTCTTACCGTTTGCTTCAAAATAAATTGTTGATTGTCCATGAAATGATAGTTTCATTCATTAATCCCCCTATGTTCATTTTGTTATTTATAGTATAACATCTTCCCTCTTTTCCTTAAAAACAATCCCGCACCTTTTGAATTATACTGAAATGTAGACTAAACTATAATTAATTATGAAAATGGAGGTTGAAGGATTGTGAAGATTGATGAAATTGTAAAGGAAATTCGTAATCAAGATGCGGATGCTGCTTGGATTACCACACCATTGAACGTATTTTATTTTTCAGGATACTTAAGTGAACCGCATGAACGCTTATTAGCTTTATTAATTACTGCGGAAGGTGAACAAGTCTTATTCGTACCGAAATTAGAAGTAGAAGAAGTTAAAGCTTCTCCATTTAAAGGTAAAATCGTCGGCAATGCTGACGGTGAAGATCCATTCAAATTAGTCAATTATCATTTCGACAAACTACTTGTTGAAAATGAACACTTAACATTAAAACGTCAAAAAGAATTAATCGATGGTTTCGGTGTAGAAACATTCGGCGATATTGACGGAGCTATTAAAGCACTTAGAAATGTGAAAACTCCGGAAGAAATAGACAAAATTAAAAAAGCAGCTGAACTTGCTGACAAATGTATTGAAATCGGGGTGGATTTCTTAAAAGAAGGTGTCACTGAAAAACAAGTTGTCCGTCATATTGAATATGAAATCCAAACTAAATACGGCGTAGATCAAATGAGCTTCGATACTATGGTGTTATTTGGCGATCACGCAGCATCACCTCATGGTATCCCAGGCGAACGTACGCTTAAAAACGATGAATATGTATTGTTTGATTTAGGCGTGGTTTATGAACAATATTGCAGTGACATGACGCGTACAGTTGCTTTCGGCACACCTGATAAAAAAGCCAAAGAAGTATATGATATTGTACTTAAAGCTGAAAAAGAAGCTATCAACATGATTAAACCTGGTGTTGTCATTGGTGATGTAGATAGAAAAGCGCGTGGTATTATTGAAGAAGCGGGCTATGGCGAATATTTCTTACACCGCTTAGGTCATGGATTAGGATTAGAAGAACATGAATATCAAGACGTAGCAGGCCATAACACAAATAAATTTGTTCCTGGAATGGTCGTTACTGTTGAACCTGGTATTTATGTACCAGAACTAGTTGGCGTTCGTATTGAAGATGACATTTTAGTTACAGAAGATGGTCATGAAGTTTTGACACACTATGAAAAATAAAGATTTTTAAGTAGAGAGCGCAAGAGAAATTGTATTTGCTGAAATTTTTTCGTTGCGCTTTGGCAAAAATTTGTATTTAGCAAATTTTTCATATAGATAGCTGCAGTCGTTGAAGTAAACAGGAGTTGAGACATGATGATATGGTCTCAACTCCTGTTTGTGTGGCAGTGCGGAGGACGTGGGGGTGAATCTAGACACTTCCCAAAAACTTGTGTCTAGATTACGTCTTTCCTCCCATTATCGCGCGATTTCAAAAATCTCCAGCACCTCTCCCGCCCATCTTTTCAAACCAAAAAAAGCCCCAACGCATTCTGTAAAACCCTAAACAGAATGGTTGGAGCTTAATTTATGATGTTTGTTGAGACAATTAATTATCGTCTCAATGACATCCCATTAATTTTAATAATAAAATTAAACTAATGCTTTATCTACTGGTGTATACGGAAGATCAAGTGCTTTAGCGACGCCTTCGTTTGTTACTTTGCCGTCGTAAACATTTAATCCTAATGATAATGGTTGGTTATCACGTAATGCATCTAAATAACCTTTGTTTGCAATTTGCAATGCATAAGGTAATGTTGCATTATTTAAACCAACTGTTGAAGTACGTGGAACCGCACCAGGCATGTTTGCAACTGCATAATGAACTACACCATGTTTGATATAAGTTGGATCATCATGAGTTGTCACATGGTCAGATGTTTCGAAGATTCCACCTTGGTCAATAGCGATATCAACCATAACAGAACCGTCTTTCATTTGTTTAACCATGTCTTCAGTAACTAATTTTGGAGCTTTAGCACCAGGAATTAATACTGCGCCGATTACAAAGTCACTGTTTACTACAGCTTCTTCAATATTTAATGGGTTAGACATGATAGTATTAACACGTCCATCAAATAAATCTTCAAGCTCTTGTAAACGTTTAGGGTTAACGTCTAAAATTGTTACGTTTGCGCCTAAACCTAAAGCGATCTTAGCAGCGTTTGTACCTGCTTGGCCACCACCGATAATTGTTACATTACCTTTAGGAACGCCAGGAATACCAGAAAGTAAGATACCTTTACCGCCATAGA
Coding sequences:
- a CDS encoding DNA polymerase III subunit alpha, with amino-acid sequence MKAHLNIHTAYDLLNSSLKVSDIIQKAAQEGYEALAITDTNVLHAVPQFYDESIKAGIKPIFGMTIYLSDGLTEVETVLLAKNETGLKSLYQLSSAIKVQEKQVTPLEWLKRYQEDLALIFKNVTSEQLNLVQNFVEYQDVYVDHQSSGAAERLDLNRVYMQEARYLNPDDADTVSALKAIKDNQTIDLVHPENDEHAHFYSQSEVQDLGLSADIIENTESLADICTAEISYHQPLLPQYSIPDNVSSKTYLWRLLEQSLQEMDLDQPAYRERLEYEFDIITKMGYEDYFLIVSDLIHYAKTHNVMVGPGRGSSAGSLVSYLLNITTIDPLHYNLLFERFLNPERVTMPDIDIDFEDTRREKVIQYVQEKYGEYHVSGIVTFGHLLAKAVARDVGRIMGFEEKTLSEISKLIPSKLGITLNEAYQNEDFKAFVHRNHRHEKWFELSKKLEGLPRHTSTHAAGIIINDRPLYEHVPLLMGDTGLLTQWTMTEDEKLGLLKIDFLGLRNLSIIHQIIDQVKKDLNVSIDTEAIPFDDNQVFEMLSRGDTTGLFQLESDGVRQALKRLQPQHFEDIVAMTSLYRPGPMEEIPTYIARRHDPSKVQYLHPDLEPILKNTYGVIIYQEQIMQIASKFAGFSYGEADILRRAMSKKNRAVLESERQHFVEGANQNGYSEQLSKQIFDLILKFADYGFPRAHAVSYSKVAYIMAYLKVHYPNYFYANILTNSIGNEKKTELMITEAKSMDLKILPPDINESHWYYKATSEGIYLSLGAVKGVGFQSVKAIVDERYARGKYKDFFDLTRRLPNRVKTRKLLEALILVGAFDHFKENRATLLSTLDQVLDGASNVEQDELLFEFVTPKESYEEKEELPDQVLSDFEKEHLGFYISKHPVEKMFKNKQLLGIYKLSNAQNNQPILVQIDKINRIRTKNGQPMAFVTLNDGTNTLDGVIFPNVFKQIEDILEESKMFIGSGKFEKRQNQMQLIINHLDTLDHYEKQKFQHAKMLVLRNIAEEELNLASDDEASNNSIPVNLYHTKNNQMEKIGYIERDIQALEDFMATIPPENIRII
- a CDS encoding DHH family phosphoesterase, which codes for MNNFNEIMDKISQYDTIIIHRHVRPDPDAYGSQLGLKSYLQLKFPDKNIFAVGESEPSLDFMGTFDAVKDDDYKGALVVVCDTANAPRIDDQRYDKGQALIKIDHHPPVDQYGEINYVNTEASSTSEIIFDMITHFNDTSIIDENTARLLYLGIVGDTGRFFFNNTTPHTMQVAAQLLKYPFDHSAELNKMAEKDPKLAPFQGYVLQNFDLNENGFAKVQITKDVLDQYGLVPNEASQFVNTISDLRGLKIWVFAVDEGTEIRCRLRSKGIVINDIAQQFGGGGHPNASGVSVDNWQAFDKLVAELNQRALDNQ
- a CDS encoding DRTGG domain-containing protein, with the translated sequence MTKHEQILAHIESLAVGKKISVRKIAKDLEVSEGTAYRAIKDAEQLGLVATIDRVGTVRIEKKSREQIEHLTFGEIVKIIDGQVLAGRDGLHNTLTKFAIAAMKLENVVKYLTKHTLLIVGNRTDVQLEALKHGSAVLITGGFNTTPEIKKYADEHNLPILSSNYDSYLVANMINRAMYNQIIRKEILIVEDIVKPVTEETVAKEDMLVSDLKQQSQKTGHSRFPVVDKDWKLVGIVTSKDIIAKDSDESIQRVMTKPVLNVQNSTTVASCAHMMIWEGIELLPVTTINKKLLGVVSREDVLRAMQLIGRQPQVGETINDQVAKYISINKDSITVDVAPQLTSQYGTLSKGAFVAIIEETIRYKMRQLKKQEVMIESLSIMYLKTVSIETELEIQYNMLDIGRHFAKIEVSMMNGQTPVAKALTICQMLES
- a CDS encoding universal stress protein, with amino-acid sequence MYKNILLGVDTDLENKKALKNVQKLSGEGTIVTILNAISEQDAQASIKGGTHLNELTAERSKDLQPTRDILDEYGIDYDEIIVRGNPKDELVKFANSGDYDILVVSNRKAQEKKKFVLGSVSHKVAKRASIPVLIVK
- a CDS encoding metal-dependent hydrolase; this translates as MKLSFHGQSTIYFEANGKKVIVDPFISGNELSDLNPEDVEVDYIVLTHGHGDHFGDTVDIAKKNNATVVGLAEVADYLSTSQGVENVHPMNIGGKWEFEFGSVKYVQAFHSSSLTNEDGIPAYLGASTGLILEIDGKTIYHCGDTGLFSDMKLIADRHPVDVCFVPIGDNFTMGIDDASYAINEFIQPKITVPIHYNTFPYIEQDPEEFKKLVNKGEVQILKPGEEVKFD